One window of the Flavobacteriales bacterium genome contains the following:
- a CDS encoding 30S ribosomal protein S12, giving the protein MPTIQQLVRKGRVSTTSKSKSPALNSCPQRRGVCTRVYTTTPKKPNSAMRKVARVRLTNGKEVNAYIPGEGHNLQEHSIVLVRGGRVKDLPGVRYHIVRGALDTAGVDGRKQRRSKYGAKRPKK; this is encoded by the coding sequence ATGCCTACAATACAGCAATTGGTAAGAAAAGGCCGCGTATCCACTACGTCGAAGAGCAAGTCTCCGGCGTTGAATTCGTGTCCGCAACGCCGTGGTGTTTGCACTCGTGTTTACACCACAACACCAAAAAAACCAAACTCAGCAATGCGTAAAGTTGCAAGGGTTAGACTTACAAACGGAAAAGAGGTAAACGCCTACATTCCTGGTGAAGGTCACAACCTGCAAGAACACAGCATTGTGTTAGTGAGAGGAGGTAGAGTAAAAGACCTTCCGGGTGTGCGTTATCACATTGTTCGTGGAGCTTTGGATACTGCCGGTGTTGACGGAAGAAAACAAAGAAGAAGTAAGTACGGAGCGAAAAGACCTAAGAAGTAA
- a CDS encoding gliding motility-associated C-terminal domain-containing protein: MNCNDQIKVIDVGMDVTVRSSLCYTTRDGQLGYYFEQDIGLKDSNGNLLSGNENFVKGEYDQAVIEYSEYHHIVSTIGANFYEPPYSTNPDRGVHLQRIERGSDGTFKVLWNKALLVGMDITDLTFSRIDTNKTLLVFMSNKSLYTGLLVDESFRMLDSIAIYEHPAFSTKYDAIPNVYTEINRQIVKPAHVQNYITFLSNIKYYLKNDKGLDLLLASQNVLFRLDIDSGTLHFKKSENAHVLFNKIDEVGAENQIYEELDFNKWGNRIEISPNDSFCYFLTYEIYKIEGSVFYYRGILRTVNCYSDLQEKLYLAHTYESLKLGISGSLFLLDSEHPSRQSGGTDRSENKIWYSIFLNSNNGSLLREDLFWKNDSLLFKPRYYKYPGNIGENISFDFYDYLRFKPEIEYSCTANVKFNNISDFNSDLDSFIWYFVLDNDEIDTLIDFEPRLEYSKNGDYPFKCYGSSSKGRGYGEWYFDTLHIRIPQKPVANFLATDRVFCSYNPVTLTFKNLSTADTIHPTNGQKWVWTFGDGQTQTSLSSQNLVSHTYKTPGFYTVSLFYSNGFCDSTLVKNQYIEVVDAPNPGFTVDNSRGCTPFTVHFTDTVTRNVTKKEYYFSDIDQWQEIATQQFSHTIATAGTHYAVQRLYGFTGCVTQLDTAYFYVTKGLTNADSSHILTATYVHDFADPKKQPITIQLAWNQLDATTEYQITRNGRSITNQPINKLTNQLTDTIPTPEAYTYQVIATDSCGTKASVGRIGQLMLLKGEVIGNNEYAVIEFTPYSQWTEPITYQLYEVTIGATVPITTQTPTQTYRDDNLLRDKEIEKCYVVEAFTQSGNRSWSNILCLPYKPLVFIPNAISPNNDNLNETFAPQTYGIEQYEMQIYNRWGEKVYSGTNGSWQPNPNDRGVFIYHLNLKTAQGNWQRYNGTVTIVKLTGKRFQ, translated from the coding sequence TTGAACTGCAATGACCAAATAAAAGTCATTGATGTGGGGATGGATGTGACTGTTAGAAGTTCGCTTTGTTATACAACAAGAGATGGACAATTAGGCTATTACTTTGAGCAAGACATTGGCTTAAAAGATTCAAATGGAAATTTACTCTCAGGTAATGAGAATTTTGTTAAGGGGGAATATGATCAGGCTGTAATTGAATATTCGGAATATCACCATATTGTGTCCACCATCGGGGCTAATTTCTATGAGCCGCCTTACAGTACCAATCCTGACAGAGGAGTTCATTTGCAACGAATAGAAAGAGGCTCGGATGGAACTTTCAAGGTTTTATGGAATAAGGCTTTATTGGTTGGAATGGATATTACGGATTTGACATTTTCGCGTATTGATACCAATAAAACACTATTGGTATTTATGAGCAACAAATCACTTTACACAGGATTATTAGTTGATGAATCATTTCGTATGCTTGACTCAATTGCAATTTATGAGCATCCAGCTTTTAGCACCAAATACGATGCAATACCCAATGTTTACACAGAAATAAATCGGCAAATTGTCAAGCCCGCACATGTCCAAAATTATATTACCTTTTTGTCTAACATTAAGTATTACCTTAAAAATGACAAGGGTTTGGACTTATTGCTTGCATCCCAAAATGTACTGTTTAGGCTTGATATCGATTCAGGAACCCTGCATTTCAAAAAGAGTGAAAATGCCCATGTTCTGTTTAACAAAATCGATGAGGTTGGTGCGGAAAATCAAATTTATGAAGAATTGGATTTTAATAAATGGGGTAATCGAATTGAAATTTCCCCAAACGATAGCTTTTGTTATTTTCTAACATATGAGATATACAAAATTGAGGGTTCTGTTTTTTATTATAGGGGAATATTGCGTACCGTTAATTGTTATAGTGATTTGCAGGAAAAATTATATTTAGCACACACATACGAATCACTCAAATTGGGTATTAGCGGGAGTCTTTTCCTCTTGGATAGCGAACATCCAAGTAGGCAATCTGGGGGAACTGATCGGAGCGAAAATAAAATTTGGTATTCAATCTTTCTAAACTCTAACAATGGCTCGCTTCTGAGGGAAGATTTGTTCTGGAAAAACGACTCCCTTTTGTTTAAACCTCGCTATTACAAGTACCCCGGTAATATCGGTGAAAATATTAGTTTTGACTTCTATGATTATCTGCGATTTAAACCAGAGATTGAATATTCCTGTACTGCCAATGTGAAATTTAATAATATATCAGATTTTAATTCAGATTTGGATAGTTTTATTTGGTATTTTGTCTTGGATAATGATGAAATTGATACCTTAATAGATTTTGAACCAAGACTGGAGTATAGTAAAAACGGCGACTACCCCTTTAAATGTTATGGAAGCAGTTCTAAGGGTAGAGGTTATGGAGAATGGTATTTCGACACACTCCACATTCGCATCCCCCAAAAACCAGTAGCCAATTTCTTAGCTACGGATAGGGTTTTTTGCTCCTACAATCCCGTAACGCTTACCTTTAAAAATCTTAGCACCGCGGATACAATCCACCCCACCAATGGCCAAAAATGGGTTTGGACCTTTGGTGATGGGCAAACTCAAACCAGCCTTTCATCTCAAAATCTTGTGTCTCACACCTATAAAACTCCCGGTTTTTACACTGTAAGTCTGTTTTATAGCAACGGCTTTTGCGACAGCACCCTGGTAAAAAACCAATATATCGAAGTGGTGGACGCACCAAACCCTGGTTTTACTGTTGACAACAGCCGAGGCTGCACACCATTTACCGTACATTTTACCGACACCGTCACCCGAAATGTAACCAAAAAGGAATATTATTTTTCAGATATAGACCAATGGCAAGAAATTGCCACTCAACAATTTAGCCATACTATTGCCACAGCGGGTACACACTATGCTGTGCAGCGGCTTTACGGTTTTACGGGTTGTGTTACACAACTAGATACGGCTTATTTTTATGTTACCAAAGGTTTAACAAACGCCGACAGTAGCCATATACTCACCGCCACTTATGTGCATGATTTTGCCGACCCCAAAAAACAACCGATAACCATACAACTCGCTTGGAATCAATTAGATGCCACCACCGAATATCAAATTACCCGCAATGGTAGGTCAATTACCAATCAACCAATCAACAAATTAACCAATCAACTAACAGACACCATCCCTACCCCCGAAGCATACACTTATCAAGTCATTGCCACCGATAGCTGCGGCACAAAGGCAAGCGTGGGCAGAATCGGTCAACTCATGCTCCTAAAAGGCGAGGTAATAGGCAATAATGAATATGCTGTAATTGAGTTTACACCCTACAGCCAATGGACAGAACCTATAACCTACCAACTGTATGAAGTTACCATCGGGGCAACCGTTCCCATAACCACCCAAACTCCGACACAAACCTATAGAGACGATAATTTGTTGCGAGATAAAGAAATAGAAAAATGCTATGTGGTAGAGGCTTTCACCCAAAGTGGCAACCGAAGCTGGAGTAACATTTTGTGCTTGCCTTACAAACCGTTGGTTTTTATTCCCAACGCCATATCACCCAATAACGACAACCTCAACGAAACCTTTGCACCCCAAACCTACGGCATAGAGCAATACGAAATGCAAATCTACAACCGCTGGGGCGAGAAGGTTTATAGCGGCACAAACGGCAGTTGGCAGCCAAACCCCAATGACAGAGGTGTGTTTATTTACCATCTCAACCTAAAAACTGCCCAAGGCAACTGGCAGCGGTACAACGGAACTGTTACCATTGTGAAATTGACGGGCAAACGATTTCAATAA
- the rpsJ gene encoding 30S ribosomal protein S10, which translates to MVSQKIRIKLKSYDHNLIDKSAEKIVRSVKVTGAVVNGPIPLPTEKKVYTVLRSPHVNKKAREQFQLCSYKRLLDIYSSTSKTVDALMKLELPSGVDVEIKV; encoded by the coding sequence ATGGTAAGTCAGAAAATTAGAATAAAGCTTAAGTCTTACGATCACAATTTGATTGACAAATCTGCCGAGAAAATTGTGCGGTCAGTTAAAGTTACCGGTGCCGTTGTTAATGGTCCGATTCCTTTGCCAACTGAGAAGAAAGTTTACACGGTGTTGCGTTCTCCGCACGTAAACAAAAAAGCTCGTGAGCAGTTTCAGTTGTGCTCATACAAAAGATTGTTAGATATATACAGCTCTACATCAAAAACAGTTGATGCTTTGATGAAATTGGAGTTGCCAAGTGGTGTTGACGTAGAAATTAAAGTATAG
- the fusA gene encoding elongation factor G has protein sequence MSRDLKYTRNIGIAAHIDAGKTTTTERILYYSGVNHKIGEVHEGGATMDWMEQEQERGITITSAATTVYWNYRGDKYHVNIIDTPGHVDFTVEVNRSLRVLDGLVFLFSAVDGVEPQSETNWRLANNYNVARIGFVNKMDRQGADFLNVCKQVREMLGSKAVPLQLPIGNEEKFRGVVDLINYRGIVWNDDDKGMTFSEVPIPEDMMEEVAQYREELLEAIAEYDDTLMEKFFENPDSISEREILDALREATINMKIVPMMCGSSFKNKGVQAMLDMVMEILPSPLDQEAIRGIDPKTDAEIARKPSVTEPFASLAFKIATDPYVGRLCFTRAYSGRLESGSYVLNTRTMKKERISRIFQMHANKQNQIEELHCGDIAALVGFKDIRTGDTLCAENAPIVLESMVFPDPVIGVAVEPKTQADVDKLGMALAKLAEEDPTFQVKTDEETGQTVISGMGELHLEIIIDRLRREFKVEANQGAPQVAYKEAITGTVTHRETYKKQTGGRGKFADIQIVMGPVDEGQTGLQFVNEIVGGSIPREYIPSVEKGFKEAMKNGVLAGYAVENLKVRLFDGSFHAVDSDQLSFEVAAKSAFREASRKASPVLLEPIMKMEVVTPEEYMGDIMGDLNRRRGQMAGVDEKAGSQVIKCTVPLSEMFGYVTQLRTMSSGRATSSMEFSHYAEVPKNLADQILTNLKGTAKS, from the coding sequence ATGTCAAGAGACCTTAAATATACACGTAACATTGGTATTGCTGCACACATCGATGCGGGCAAAACCACTACTACCGAGCGTATTCTTTACTACTCGGGAGTTAACCACAAAATTGGAGAAGTTCATGAAGGTGGTGCAACAATGGACTGGATGGAGCAAGAGCAAGAAAGAGGTATCACTATCACTTCTGCTGCTACAACAGTTTATTGGAACTACCGTGGCGATAAATATCACGTGAACATTATTGACACTCCGGGTCACGTTGACTTTACTGTTGAAGTAAACCGTTCTCTGCGTGTGTTAGACGGTTTGGTATTCTTGTTTAGTGCAGTTGACGGTGTTGAGCCTCAATCCGAAACCAACTGGCGTTTGGCAAACAATTACAATGTTGCCCGTATTGGTTTTGTAAATAAAATGGACAGACAAGGTGCTGATTTTCTTAACGTTTGCAAACAAGTGCGAGAAATGTTGGGAAGCAAAGCAGTGCCTTTGCAATTGCCCATTGGTAACGAAGAGAAATTTAGAGGTGTTGTTGATTTAATCAACTATAGAGGTATTGTTTGGAATGATGACGATAAAGGAATGACCTTTAGCGAAGTTCCTATTCCTGAAGACATGATGGAGGAAGTTGCTCAATACAGAGAAGAACTTCTTGAGGCTATTGCTGAGTATGACGATACCTTGATGGAGAAATTTTTCGAAAATCCGGATTCAATTTCCGAACGAGAAATTTTAGATGCTTTGAGAGAAGCTACCATCAATATGAAGATTGTTCCAATGATGTGTGGCTCATCCTTTAAAAACAAAGGTGTTCAAGCCATGTTGGATATGGTTATGGAAATTTTACCATCTCCACTTGATCAAGAAGCTATTAGAGGTATCGACCCAAAAACAGATGCCGAAATCGCCAGAAAACCTTCGGTAACAGAGCCATTTGCGTCTTTAGCGTTTAAAATTGCTACAGATCCTTACGTTGGAAGATTATGCTTTACTAGAGCATATTCAGGCAGATTAGAATCTGGTTCTTATGTGTTAAACACAAGAACCATGAAAAAAGAGCGTATCAGTCGTATCTTCCAAATGCACGCTAACAAGCAAAATCAAATCGAAGAATTGCATTGTGGTGATATTGCTGCCCTTGTTGGGTTTAAAGATATACGTACCGGAGATACCTTGTGTGCCGAAAATGCACCTATCGTACTTGAATCTATGGTTTTCCCTGATCCGGTTATAGGTGTGGCAGTAGAGCCAAAAACACAAGCCGATGTGGATAAATTGGGTATGGCTTTGGCAAAATTGGCTGAAGAAGATCCAACCTTCCAAGTTAAAACGGATGAAGAAACCGGACAAACCGTTATTAGCGGTATGGGTGAGCTTCACTTAGAAATTATCATCGACCGTTTGCGTCGTGAGTTTAAAGTAGAAGCTAATCAAGGTGCTCCTCAAGTGGCATACAAAGAAGCGATTACCGGAACGGTTACTCATAGAGAAACATACAAAAAACAAACAGGTGGTCGTGGTAAGTTTGCCGATATTCAAATTGTAATGGGGCCCGTTGACGAAGGTCAAACCGGCTTGCAATTTGTAAATGAAATTGTGGGTGGTTCTATCCCCCGTGAGTATATTCCTTCTGTAGAGAAAGGATTTAAAGAAGCGATGAAAAACGGAGTTTTGGCCGGATATGCAGTTGAAAATCTAAAAGTAAGATTATTCGACGGTTCGTTCCACGCCGTTGACTCTGACCAATTGTCTTTTGAGGTAGCTGCAAAATCGGCTTTCAGAGAGGCATCAAGAAAAGCAAGTCCTGTATTGTTGGAGCCTATTATGAAAATGGAGGTTGTAACTCCAGAGGAATATATGGGAGACATTATGGGTGACTTGAACAGACGTAGAGGTCAAATGGCTGGTGTTGACGAGAAAGCAGGTTCTCAGGTTATCAAGTGTACTGTGCCTCTTTCAGAGATGTTCGGTTACGTTACTCAATTGAGAACAATGTCATCAGGTAGAGCAACTTCATCAATGGAGTTTTCGCACTACGCTGAGGTACCAAAAAACTTAGCCGATCAGATATTGACAAATTTAAAAGGAACTGCAAAATCATAA
- a CDS encoding T9SS type A sorting domain-containing protein, translating to MLVLVTWVCGADNAQVIISLNTTWTPSGSLPIGYNNGVTINSGVTLTIDGATLNMNNLAKITLNTGAKLIVMNNAKLQSSGLGTNVWNGIVANGDPAIEQFITFPDPNKHNNSASWEGVLNNNQTLVKAENSSILNAKIGIQSKDGAVVRTRKTNFTNCELGINIEPYSSMDCPESNASFVMGCVFKWDNQNFISNSIYLPNRLKHISMSGVAGVNIGGNTFTNGMTAQACQRDRGKGIVANGSSAILEFEADQFTKDVNYESCGGIMQKNGGGGASKVNTFSNLTTGIEAVSSNSNKFFIRGSEFSNCFNSINLNGLSKGIIFECQVEKILSGLANIFKSSGCGSIHFQDVIINDCSESRIIDNAFKYHVVQPSPYSQNTAITIDNTNGTAKIKANDFDYAGQLTFLLTGIDIFNAAGSSSILVECNNFEGLQVDIRVSSGDLDIGSSSKDAANSFTTTGNSTFNIENIGTGNVNFFGLSTVNPTLSNVNSNIVSSALNCTITCDDFEMNWEDFYCPTLGIEGFNDGVRSIDIYPNPTNGVFRLTNLSGIGKYQGSIHTILGQAVANFEAMNEEEIDASFLKSGVYFLKLVSEINNNVYVGKLVID from the coding sequence ATGCTGGTATTGGTTACTTGGGTCTGCGGTGCAGACAATGCACAAGTAATCATAAGCCTTAATACAACATGGACTCCTTCAGGTAGTTTACCTATTGGGTATAATAATGGGGTAACTATTAATTCCGGAGTTACTTTGACCATTGATGGTGCGACTCTGAATATGAATAACTTGGCGAAAATTACCTTAAACACTGGTGCAAAACTAATAGTTATGAATAATGCAAAATTGCAGTCATCCGGTTTGGGAACTAACGTTTGGAATGGTATTGTAGCTAATGGTGATCCAGCAATTGAACAATTTATCACTTTCCCGGATCCAAATAAACACAACAATTCAGCCTCTTGGGAGGGAGTACTAAATAATAATCAAACCTTGGTGAAAGCTGAAAATTCATCAATTTTAAACGCTAAAATTGGAATTCAATCGAAAGATGGAGCCGTGGTAAGGACGAGGAAAACAAATTTCACAAATTGCGAACTAGGAATCAACATAGAGCCTTATAGTTCAATGGATTGCCCAGAATCAAATGCCTCGTTCGTAATGGGTTGTGTTTTCAAATGGGACAACCAAAATTTCATTAGTAATTCTATTTATTTGCCAAATAGACTGAAACATATTAGTATGTCTGGAGTTGCTGGGGTTAATATTGGTGGCAATACTTTTACAAATGGAATGACGGCTCAAGCTTGTCAACGAGACAGAGGAAAAGGAATTGTAGCAAACGGGTCATCAGCTATCCTTGAATTTGAGGCAGACCAATTCACCAAGGATGTTAATTACGAAAGTTGCGGTGGTATTATGCAGAAAAATGGTGGAGGTGGTGCTTCCAAGGTAAATACGTTTTCAAATCTGACTACTGGTATTGAGGCAGTTTCATCAAACTCAAATAAGTTCTTTATTAGAGGGTCAGAATTTTCTAACTGTTTCAACTCGATAAATCTAAATGGATTGTCAAAAGGAATTATTTTTGAATGTCAGGTAGAGAAAATTTTGTCGGGTTTAGCGAATATTTTTAAAAGTTCTGGTTGTGGTTCCATTCACTTTCAGGATGTTATAATCAATGACTGCTCAGAATCTAGGATTATTGATAACGCGTTCAAATATCATGTTGTGCAACCAAGCCCATATAGCCAAAATACCGCCATAACGATAGATAACACCAATGGGACGGCAAAAATAAAAGCTAATGACTTCGACTATGCTGGTCAGTTGACATTTTTGTTGACAGGGATTGATATTTTCAATGCAGCAGGGTCTAGTTCAATTTTGGTTGAATGCAATAATTTTGAAGGCTTACAAGTTGATATTCGTGTTTCAAGTGGTGATTTGGACATCGGAAGTTCCTCCAAAGATGCTGCTAATTCCTTTACCACAACTGGTAACTCAACATTTAATATTGAAAATATAGGTACAGGAAACGTTAATTTTTTTGGACTTTCTACGGTTAATCCAACGTTGTCTAATGTTAACTCCAATATAGTAAGTTCTGCTCTTAACTGCACCATTACTTGTGATGACTTTGAAATGAATTGGGAAGATTTTTACTGCCCCACGCTTGGTATTGAAGGTTTTAATGATGGAGTTCGTTCAATAGACATTTACCCAAATCCTACAAATGGAGTATTTCGATTAACAAATTTGTCCGGAATAGGAAAGTATCAAGGCAGTATTCATACAATTCTTGGTCAGGCAGTTGCAAATTTTGAGGCAATGAATGAGGAAGAAATAGATGCCTCTTTTCTAAAAAGTGGTGTGTACTTTTTGAAGTTGGTTTCGGAAATAAATAATAATGTGTATGTCGGTAAATTGGTCATTGATTAA
- the rpsG gene encoding 30S ribosomal protein S7, with protein MRKSSPKKRPLLPDPRFNDKMVTRFINNMMWDGKKEVARKIFYNAIDIVDKKTEEEAGIDVFKRALNNVMPSLEVKARRVGGATFQIPMEVHPERKIALGIKWMIKYARGRNEKSMAEKLAGEVLSASKNEGSSVKKKEDMHKMAEANKAFAHFRGR; from the coding sequence ATGAGAAAGTCAAGTCCTAAAAAACGGCCGTTGTTGCCAGACCCAAGATTTAACGATAAAATGGTTACCCGTTTTATCAATAACATGATGTGGGATGGTAAGAAAGAAGTGGCCAGAAAGATTTTTTACAACGCTATTGATATAGTTGATAAAAAAACAGAAGAAGAAGCTGGTATTGATGTTTTTAAAAGAGCGTTGAACAATGTTATGCCTTCTTTGGAAGTAAAAGCACGAAGAGTAGGTGGTGCTACTTTCCAAATTCCAATGGAGGTTCATCCTGAAAGAAAAATTGCTTTGGGCATTAAATGGATGATTAAATATGCTCGTGGACGAAATGAAAAATCGATGGCCGAAAAATTGGCCGGAGAGGTTTTGTCGGCTTCTAAAAATGAGGGTTCGTCTGTGAAGAAAAAAGAGGATATGCACAAAATGGCAGAGGCTAACAAAGCTTTTGCTCACTTTAGAGGGAGATAA
- a CDS encoding M23 family metallopeptidase: protein MKKKRQLVAVIGAALALLLVIWFVRNKQPTKTISENNQNEKGKSDSGLSKKIEPESKSPTYADSSKKLNANTNPTEHPSATPLKEIEKTKPNKKGVQLGYYVSPIDGEILLSGTFAELRNNHFHGGLDIRTGGVEGKQVKAAASGFVSRIKVDEKGYGKALYIQHPNGTTTVYGHLQKFYGTIQEEVIAHQYALKNYEFDWYVPAGKLPVSKGQVVAISGNTGGSGGPHLHFEIRDSRGRTVNPLLYGLRVDDNISPTIGTCFLYAIDHTRYAQYGIYAGQKIQKSGSSLDVAPGQYAVGANWIDFFTDRMNKLGINYAELSVNGKTIFTQTIEDFDFDQGRYINQHIDYWYFAEHGVRYVKMFKDNGNKLHFYKGNGIFEVKDSETLKISVAIKDFSGHADTFWFNLIGKETAKPLTAGGTNMAGNSQCTAGKTNILKSTNAIITLPSDALYNDTYMSISETPATGNAVSPMIKVNNANVPLHKSATVQIKIPDGVADESKLVMMSYDKNTKTSDYEGGKVSGNYITETSKELSVYYLAYDDTEPTITPLNLGNSLSFKVVDNLSDIDIYNCYIDNKWVLLEYEPKLNRLFGSVPNWIEAGSHTLKLEVTDGAGNKAVLERTINTK, encoded by the coding sequence GTGAAAAAAAAGAGACAGTTGGTGGCGGTGATTGGAGCGGCTTTGGCATTGCTTCTGGTTATTTGGTTTGTAAGAAATAAGCAACCAACCAAGACTATTTCGGAGAATAACCAAAACGAGAAGGGTAAAAGCGATTCTGGATTATCGAAAAAAATAGAGCCCGAAAGCAAAAGCCCAACGTATGCCGATTCTTCAAAAAAACTTAACGCTAATACAAACCCAACCGAACATCCATCTGCCACACCGCTAAAAGAAATTGAAAAAACTAAACCAAACAAAAAAGGTGTTCAGCTTGGCTATTATGTATCTCCGATAGATGGCGAGATTTTATTGTCCGGAACTTTTGCCGAGCTGAGGAACAACCATTTTCATGGAGGGCTTGATATACGCACGGGAGGAGTGGAAGGTAAGCAGGTAAAGGCCGCTGCGAGTGGCTTTGTCAGCCGTATAAAAGTGGACGAAAAAGGGTACGGAAAGGCTCTCTATATCCAGCATCCCAATGGCACTACCACTGTTTACGGGCATCTACAAAAGTTTTATGGCACAATTCAAGAGGAGGTAATTGCACACCAATATGCCCTTAAAAACTATGAGTTTGACTGGTATGTACCTGCCGGGAAACTCCCCGTTAGTAAAGGGCAGGTGGTGGCCATAAGCGGCAACACCGGCGGTAGCGGAGGCCCACATTTGCATTTCGAAATAAGAGATAGTCGAGGGCGAACGGTAAATCCATTGCTGTACGGTCTTCGGGTGGATGACAATATTTCTCCGACCATAGGTACTTGTTTTTTATATGCCATTGACCACACTCGATATGCCCAATATGGCATTTATGCCGGACAAAAAATTCAAAAAAGTGGAAGCAGTCTTGATGTAGCTCCCGGGCAATACGCCGTGGGTGCCAACTGGATTGACTTTTTTACGGATAGGATGAATAAACTAGGTATAAACTACGCCGAACTATCTGTAAACGGTAAAACTATTTTTACGCAAACCATTGAAGATTTTGATTTTGACCAAGGGAGATACATCAATCAACATATCGATTATTGGTATTTTGCCGAACATGGAGTGCGATATGTAAAGATGTTTAAAGACAATGGAAACAAACTTCACTTTTATAAAGGTAACGGCATTTTTGAGGTAAAAGATTCTGAAACACTCAAAATAAGCGTTGCCATAAAAGATTTTTCGGGACACGCTGATACATTTTGGTTCAATCTTATTGGAAAAGAAACTGCAAAACCTCTGACAGCCGGTGGCACCAATATGGCCGGAAATAGCCAATGCACCGCCGGAAAGACAAACATATTAAAATCTACCAATGCCATAATAACACTTCCCTCAGATGCTTTGTATAACGATACCTACATGAGCATTTCTGAAACCCCGGCCACAGGCAATGCCGTTTCGCCCATGATAAAGGTAAATAATGCCAATGTGCCTTTGCATAAATCGGCTACCGTGCAAATTAAAATACCCGATGGCGTGGCTGATGAATCTAAACTTGTGATGATGAGTTACGATAAAAACACCAAAACCAGTGATTATGAAGGTGGGAAAGTGTCGGGAAATTATATAACCGAAACTTCAAAAGAGTTGAGTGTTTACTATCTGGCGTATGATGATACAGAGCCCACAATTACTCCGTTGAATTTAGGTAATTCATTATCTTTTAAGGTGGTGGACAATCTCAGCGATATAGACATCTACAATTGTTATATCGACAACAAATGGGTTTTGCTGGAATATGAACCAAAGTTGAACAGACTATTTGGTTCAGTACCGAACTGGATAGAAGCCGGAAGCCATACACTTAAACTTGAGGTGACCGATGGAGCCGGAAATAAAGCTGTGCTTGAACGAACAATTAATACAAAATGA
- the bcp gene encoding thioredoxin-dependent thiol peroxidase gives MSKLEIGTKIPNFTTIDQNEETISDNDFIGRKTILYFYPQDDTPTCTNQACNLRDHFEELKKAGYTLFGISPDKAKKHQKFISKYQLPFDLLVDEDHKIAEKFGVWALKKTFGKEYMGIVRTTFIINEEGKISNIIDDVVAKKHSEQILG, from the coding sequence ATGAGCAAATTAGAAATTGGAACAAAAATTCCAAACTTTACAACCATCGATCAGAATGAGGAAACCATTTCGGACAATGATTTTATTGGCCGTAAAACAATTCTTTATTTTTACCCGCAAGACGACACACCAACTTGCACCAATCAGGCATGCAACCTAAGAGACCATTTTGAGGAATTGAAAAAGGCAGGATATACCCTCTTTGGCATTAGTCCGGATAAAGCCAAAAAGCATCAAAAATTTATTTCTAAATATCAACTTCCGTTTGATTTGTTGGTGGATGAAGACCATAAAATTGCCGAAAAATTTGGTGTTTGGGCTCTCAAAAAAACCTTCGGTAAAGAGTATATGGGCATCGTTCGAACTACATTTATCATCAATGAAGAAGGGAAAATATCAAACATCATTGATGATGTAGTGGCAAAAAAACACAGCGAGCAGATACTTGGGTAG